The Megalops cyprinoides isolate fMegCyp1 chromosome 10, fMegCyp1.pri, whole genome shotgun sequence genome window below encodes:
- the LOC118784383 gene encoding trypsin-3-like has product MTQDDTVSSVSRPPSSLPISIPISAITSLPLFLTVAAPVEDDKIVGGYECRKNSVPYQVSLFTGYNFCGGSLISSQWVLSAAHCYKSSDVEIRLGEHNIWEAEGTEQHIWSVKFVRHPEYNPRTLDNDIMLIKLSKAATLNSYVQPVALPSYCAAAGTRCLISGWGNIRDSSSGSKYPETLQCLDAPVLSDDTCFNAYPFQITSNMFCAGFMEGGKDSCQGDSGGPVVCNGELQGVVSWGHGCAQRNKPGVYAKVCNYNFWIQATIASN; this is encoded by the exons ATGACACAGGATGACACAGTAAGTTCTGTCAGTAGGCCACCATCTTCTCTTCCTATCTCTATTCCCATCTCTGCTATTACATCTTTGCCCCTCTTTCTCACAGTTGCCGCGCCTGTGGAAGATGATAAGATTGTGGGAGGGTACGAGTGCAGGAAGAACTCTGTGCCCTACCAGGTATCGCTGTTCACAGGGTACAACTTCTGTGGAGGGTCCCTCATCTCCAGTCAGTGGGTGCTGTCTGCTGCTCACTGCTACAAATC GTCTGACGTTGAAATACGTCTCGGAGAGCACAACATCTGGGAGGCCGagggcacagagcagcacatctGGTCCGTCAAGTTCGTCCGTCACCCGGAGTACAACCCCCGCACCCTGGACAACGACATCATGCTCATCAAGCTGAGCAAGGCCGCCACCCTCAACAGCTACGTGCAGCCTGTGGCCCTGCCCTCCTACTGCGCAGCCGCCGGGACCCGGTGCCTGATCTCGGGATGGGGGAACATCCGTGACAGCTCCAGCGGCT CAAAATATCCGGAGACCCTGCAGTGCTTGGATGCCCCGGTCCTCAGTGATGACACGTGCTTCAATGCCTATCCCTTCCAGATCACTTCTAACATGTTCTGTGCTGGTTTCATGGAAGGAGGCAAGGACTCCTGCCAG GGCGACTCTGGTGGCCCAGTGGTGTGCAATGGTGAGCTCCAGGGTGTTGTGTCCTGGGGTCATGGGTGTGCCCAGAGGAACAAGCCTGGTGTCTACGCCAAGGTCTGCAACTACAACTTCTGGATCCAAGCCACCATAGCTTCTAACTGA